One Ignavibacterium sp. DNA segment encodes these proteins:
- a CDS encoding M15 family metallopeptidase, with protein sequence MKLIFSILSYLLFVSTNITAQNLPNGFVEIRDVIPDIVLDLRYTTNHNFIGKPIDGYSSEKCFITKAAADSLSKVQNELRKFNLSLKIYDAYRPQRAVDHFVRWAEDLGDTLTKKEFYPNLNKDRLFIDGYIAKKSGHSRGSTIDLTIVSIPIPYQPEYNIEDQCECFKSLDERFKENSIDMGTGFDCFHQRSHTLNQEINAQQRANRLLLKTLMEKYGFKNLAEEWWHFTLINEPYPNTYFDFEIK encoded by the coding sequence ATGAAACTAATTTTCTCAATATTGTCTTATCTTTTATTCGTTTCAACTAATATTACCGCGCAAAATTTACCTAATGGATTTGTCGAGATAAGAGATGTTATTCCAGATATAGTTCTTGATTTAAGGTACACAACAAATCATAATTTTATTGGAAAACCAATAGATGGATACAGCTCTGAAAAATGCTTCATTACCAAAGCAGCTGCTGATTCTTTAAGCAAAGTTCAAAATGAACTAAGGAAGTTTAATCTTTCATTAAAAATCTATGATGCTTACCGTCCTCAGCGTGCTGTTGATCATTTTGTTAGATGGGCTGAAGATCTTGGTGACACTTTAACAAAAAAAGAATTTTATCCAAACTTGAATAAAGATCGTTTGTTTATTGATGGGTACATTGCAAAAAAATCAGGACACAGCAGAGGCAGTACAATTGATTTAACAATTGTTTCAATACCTATCCCCTATCAACCTGAATATAATATTGAAGATCAATGTGAATGTTTTAAATCTTTGGATGAGCGGTTTAAAGAAAACTCGATTGATATGGGAACGGGATTCGATTGTTTTCATCAACGCTCACATACATTAAATCAAGAAATCAATGCTCAGCAAAGAGCCAATCGCTTATTGCTTAAAACTTTAATGGAAAAATATGGTTTTAAGAATCTTGCTGAAGAATGGTGGCACTTTACTTTAATAAACGAACCTTATCCAAATACCTATTTTGATTTTGAAATTAAATAG
- a CDS encoding VWA domain-containing protein, giving the protein MKSLLALLIILTAFTGSMANTMPILNEKNNSSIQLAILLDTSSSMDGLIDQAKSQLWKIVNELASSKKNGKSIDLLVALYEYGNDGLSSQDGYIRRIVPFTQDLDKISDELFKLKTNGGQEYCGQVIQDAINNLQWKKSNDELKIIFIAGNEPFTQGDVNYKDICKKAIKNGIIINTIHCGDYDEGVRTMWKDAADISDGKYMNIDHNADIVHIDAPQDAEIIKLGQELNKTYLAFGDYGIEKKALQQEQDANSMNLSNEVMVQRSVTKSGRQYNNSGWDIVDAQKNGSLKMEDLKDEGLPDEMKKMSISERKAYVDKMSKEREKIQTKINKLNEERNKYISQKMLDNKNTNTLDGVMIKTIREQAKQKNYSFSK; this is encoded by the coding sequence ATGAAATCACTACTTGCTCTGTTAATAATACTAACTGCTTTTACAGGAAGCATGGCTAACACAATGCCGATTTTAAATGAGAAGAATAACTCTTCGATACAATTGGCAATTCTATTGGATACCAGCAGTAGTATGGATGGTTTGATTGATCAGGCAAAAAGTCAATTATGGAAAATTGTGAATGAACTTGCTTCATCAAAGAAAAACGGAAAATCAATTGATTTATTAGTTGCGTTATATGAATATGGTAATGATGGTTTATCTTCACAAGATGGGTATATAAGAAGAATTGTTCCTTTCACACAGGATTTAGATAAAATCTCTGATGAACTTTTTAAACTAAAAACAAATGGCGGACAGGAGTATTGCGGGCAGGTTATTCAAGATGCGATTAATAATTTACAATGGAAAAAAAGCAATGATGAATTAAAAATAATTTTTATAGCCGGTAATGAACCATTTACACAAGGTGATGTTAACTATAAAGATATATGTAAAAAAGCTATTAAAAATGGAATAATTATAAATACAATACATTGCGGAGATTATGATGAAGGAGTAAGAACTATGTGGAAAGATGCAGCAGATATTTCTGATGGAAAATATATGAACATTGATCATAATGCAGATATAGTCCATATAGATGCACCACAAGATGCCGAGATTATAAAACTTGGACAGGAACTAAACAAAACATATCTGGCTTTTGGCGATTATGGTATAGAGAAAAAAGCATTACAGCAAGAGCAGGATGCTAATTCAATGAACTTGAGTAATGAAGTAATGGTTCAGAGATCAGTAACAAAATCAGGCAGACAATACAATAATTCAGGATGGGATATTGTCGATGCACAGAAAAACGGCTCATTAAAAATGGAAGATTTGAAGGACGAGGGACTTCCCGATGAAATGAAAAAGATGAGTATATCAGAAAGAAAAGCTTATGTTGATAAAATGAGTAAGGAACGTGAAAAGATTCAAACCAAAATAAATAAGTTGAACGAAGAACGTAATAAATATATTTCACAAAAAATGCTCGATAATAAAAATACTAATACTCTCGATGGCGTTATGATCAAAACTATTAGAGAACAAGCTAAACAAAAGAATTATTCATTTAGCAAATAA
- a CDS encoding VIT domain-containing protein, whose product MKLKSLILIIFISANVFADGFIVIPRPHPLPHPFPLEVVYHNVDVIIDEQSAITKIDQSFYNPSNLQLEGYYIFPIPKGAVINNFTMVINGKETKAELLDSEKARKIYEDIVRQMRDPALLEYSEQNIFKLRIFPIEPKSEKKISISYSQIMESDNNLFKYIYPLNTEKFSAKPLKNVSIKIDLKSSEPLKNIYCPTHNVDIVNKGDNHAIISFEEKNTKPDTDFKLYFSKSSSKVGLSLLTYKSDNNDGYFLLSASPSIEIEKSNIENKDITFILDVSGSMSGDKLEQAKKALYYCINNLNPDDHFNIIKFSTEAYSLFNKLKAADNENTKDAKRFIDDLKAIGGTNIEEAFILAFNNYTESERPHFVVFITDGRPTIGEMNDDKLVKKVLRLNGKQSRIFTFGVGNDVNTHILDKLTEATKAWRTYVGDDEDIEIKVSNFYDKIQSPVLSNIKLDFGNIAVYQTYPKDLPDLFKGGNLLVFGRYKGNGKTKVVLNGKLKGKEKQYTLEDKFTSSDKEYSFIPTLWASRRIGHLLDLIRLNGEDKELVEEITNLARAHGIITPYTSYLIMEDEEIRVRTGRLVDGFHTLPQRQDLKKSNQTDYYRMNETTGSSSIEVSKELQALNNATNFNQTKQGSDRLFYTNSKGQNQNLTKQVKNILGRAFYQQDKYWIDSELQKRDVKNVQRIQFNSDEYYKLLNKEPQTAQYLAIGQNVKFYYKNVFYEVYE is encoded by the coding sequence ATGAAACTCAAGTCGTTAATACTTATTATCTTTATTTCTGCAAATGTATTTGCTGATGGATTTATTGTAATCCCGCGTCCTCATCCGTTACCGCATCCATTTCCATTAGAGGTTGTTTATCATAATGTTGATGTAATAATTGACGAGCAATCAGCTATTACAAAAATTGATCAGTCATTTTATAATCCATCTAACTTGCAGCTTGAAGGTTATTACATTTTCCCGATTCCAAAAGGAGCGGTGATAAATAATTTCACCATGGTTATAAATGGAAAAGAAACTAAAGCCGAGTTATTAGACTCTGAAAAAGCAAGAAAGATTTATGAAGATATTGTAAGACAAATGCGTGACCCTGCATTACTTGAATACAGTGAACAAAATATATTCAAATTAAGAATCTTCCCTATCGAACCAAAAAGTGAAAAGAAAATCTCAATCAGTTATTCACAAATAATGGAATCAGATAATAACTTATTCAAATATATTTATCCGTTAAACACTGAAAAGTTTTCTGCCAAACCATTAAAAAATGTATCGATAAAAATTGATCTTAAATCATCAGAGCCATTAAAAAATATTTACTGCCCTACTCATAATGTAGATATTGTAAATAAAGGTGATAACCATGCAATAATTTCTTTTGAAGAAAAAAACACAAAACCGGATACTGACTTTAAACTTTACTTTTCAAAAAGCTCTTCAAAAGTCGGTTTATCATTACTTACTTATAAATCTGATAACAATGATGGATATTTTTTGTTAAGTGCAAGTCCATCAATCGAAATTGAAAAGTCAAATATTGAAAACAAGGATATAACTTTTATTCTTGATGTTTCAGGAAGTATGAGCGGGGATAAACTTGAACAGGCAAAAAAAGCGTTATACTATTGTATAAATAATCTTAACCCGGACGATCATTTTAATATAATTAAATTTTCAACTGAAGCTTATTCTTTATTCAACAAACTCAAAGCTGCCGACAACGAAAATACCAAGGACGCCAAAAGATTTATTGATGACTTAAAAGCTATCGGCGGAACTAACATCGAGGAAGCATTTATCTTAGCTTTTAATAATTATACTGAATCAGAACGCCCGCACTTTGTAGTTTTTATTACTGATGGCAGACCCACAATCGGTGAAATGAATGATGATAAACTTGTAAAAAAAGTTTTGCGGTTGAATGGAAAACAATCCCGAATATTCACATTTGGTGTAGGAAATGATGTGAACACTCATATCCTTGATAAACTAACCGAAGCTACAAAAGCATGGCGTACTTATGTGGGCGATGATGAAGATATTGAGATAAAGGTTTCAAACTTTTATGATAAAATTCAATCACCTGTTTTAAGTAATATCAAGCTTGACTTCGGAAACATTGCAGTATATCAGACCTATCCAAAAGATCTGCCTGACCTTTTTAAAGGAGGTAACCTTCTTGTCTTTGGAAGATATAAAGGTAATGGAAAAACAAAAGTTGTTTTAAATGGAAAGTTAAAAGGTAAAGAGAAACAATATACTTTGGAGGATAAATTCACTAGTTCGGATAAAGAGTATAGTTTTATACCTACTCTATGGGCTTCACGCAGAATCGGTCATTTACTTGATTTAATCAGACTAAATGGCGAAGATAAAGAGTTAGTTGAAGAGATAACCAATCTTGCAAGAGCACACGGTATTATTACACCATATACCAGTTATTTAATTATGGAAGATGAAGAAATAAGAGTTCGAACCGGAAGACTGGTTGATGGTTTTCATACCTTGCCTCAAAGACAAGACTTGAAGAAATCAAATCAAACTGACTATTACAGAATGAATGAAACCACCGGAAGCAGCAGTATTGAAGTCAGCAAAGAACTTCAAGCACTAAATAATGCTACAAACTTTAATCAAACTAAGCAAGGCAGTGATAGATTGTTCTACACGAATTCAAAAGGACAAAATCAAAACTTAACTAAACAGGTAAAAAATATTTTGGGAAGAGCATTTTATCAACAGGATAAGTATTGGATTGACAGTGAGCTTCAAAAACGAGATGTTAAAAATGTCCAAAGGATTCAGTTTAATTCTGATGAGTATTATAAATTACTGAATAAAGAACCACAGACTGCACAGTATCTGGCAATTGGTCAAAATGTAAAGTTCTATTATAAGAATGTTTTTTATGAAGTGTATGAATAA
- a CDS encoding DUF5009 domain-containing protein yields MKTSERLLSLDVFRGITIMGMILVNNPGTWSAVYPPLLHAKWHGCTPTDLIFPFFLFIVGVAVSYSLSKRKASGGSKKSLYLNIFRRSIILFALGIILAGFPFGLLFGHEFSWSTIRIPGVLQRIAVVYLVSAVLFLSTNTKFQYWFTAIILVLYCALMSLVPVPGVGYANYEPTTNLAAWLDYSLLKDHLWSASKVWDPEGILSTLPAIGSAMIGIFTGNLLRSDKDQTTKTVWLYTWGVVLMAAGWIWDGWFPINKNIWTSSYVLYTGGLALLFLGFCYWFIDVKKKTWWIKPFHVYGMNAITVFFLSGIVGRIMYMVKWTGADGNVVTIKSYLFDTFFLSWLEPINASLAWAIFYILVWLGLMWILYARKIFIKV; encoded by the coding sequence ATGAAAACTTCAGAACGTTTACTTTCTCTCGATGTGTTCAGGGGAATAACAATAATGGGAATGATACTTGTGAACAATCCCGGAACCTGGAGTGCTGTTTATCCGCCCCTACTTCACGCAAAGTGGCATGGCTGTACACCAACCGATCTTATTTTTCCATTCTTTTTGTTCATTGTCGGTGTTGCTGTTTCATATTCGTTAAGTAAAAGAAAAGCTTCAGGCGGAAGCAAGAAGAGTCTTTATCTTAATATTTTCAGAAGGTCAATCATTCTTTTTGCATTAGGAATTATTCTTGCAGGTTTTCCATTCGGATTATTATTTGGTCACGAGTTTTCCTGGAGCACTATCCGTATCCCTGGAGTGCTTCAGAGAATTGCCGTTGTTTATTTAGTATCAGCAGTTTTATTTCTTTCTACAAATACAAAGTTTCAATATTGGTTTACAGCAATTATACTTGTGCTTTATTGTGCATTAATGAGTTTAGTTCCAGTGCCCGGAGTTGGATATGCAAACTATGAACCAACAACAAATCTTGCAGCGTGGCTGGATTATAGTTTATTGAAAGATCATCTTTGGTCTGCATCAAAAGTATGGGATCCTGAAGGGATACTGTCAACTTTACCCGCAATCGGCTCTGCAATGATTGGAATATTTACTGGTAATTTACTTAGGAGCGATAAAGATCAAACAACTAAAACTGTGTGGCTTTATACGTGGGGAGTTGTTTTAATGGCTGCTGGATGGATCTGGGACGGATGGTTTCCAATCAATAAAAATATCTGGACAAGCTCCTATGTTTTATATACTGGCGGACTTGCTTTACTCTTTTTAGGTTTTTGTTATTGGTTTATTGATGTAAAGAAAAAAACCTGGTGGATAAAACCTTTTCACGTTTATGGAATGAATGCTATTACAGTCTTTTTTCTTTCCGGTATTGTCGGAAGAATTATGTATATGGTAAAATGGACTGGTGCAGATGGAAATGTAGTTACGATAAAAAGTTATTTGTTTGATACCTTCTTTCTTTCCTGGCTTGAACCAATTAATGCATCACTTGCATGGGCAATTTTTTACATACTTGTCTGGTTAGGATTGATGTGGATACTCTATGCAAGAAAAATATTTATCAAAGTATAA
- a CDS encoding transglutaminase-like domain-containing protein, which produces MKLLLLILLLTSMIEAQTKFIDVNELVNSGEFLKASELIDTKVQSAAISIEEKLELLFEKERLSRIKKDFNKTVEDVLKFINKYYPDVKEKDLAKWENDGSLEYKIIDGKKWYFSRAAPNLFRINKEAKGQKISVDGFKKEPKDVFLEKHIPIILDESANSYEMLVKPVTFKLDYTVTVDANAVPDGEIIKCWLPFPREGHQRQIDIKLLAVNSDEYVVASNDNPQRTLYLQKPAIKDQPTIFNMVLELTSYNEISFIQPELVKPYNKNSGLYQTHTAERAPHIVFTDKIKNLSENIVGDESNPYLIAKKIFTWISSNIPWAGAREYSTLENISDYCITTGHGDCGIKTLLFMTLCRYNGIPAKWQSGWMLHPGEINLHDWCEIYLEGYGWVPVDQSFGLVDSDNEVDKYFFLGNIDAYHLIVNDDYSRALFPEKIFPRSETVDFQRGELEWRGGNLYFDQWDYNMEVEYK; this is translated from the coding sequence ATGAAATTATTATTATTGATTCTCTTATTAACATCTATGATAGAAGCCCAAACAAAATTTATTGATGTAAATGAACTTGTAAACTCAGGTGAATTCTTAAAAGCATCAGAATTGATTGACACTAAAGTTCAATCCGCTGCAATTTCTATTGAAGAAAAGTTAGAACTTCTCTTTGAGAAAGAAAGATTGAGCAGAATAAAAAAGGATTTTAATAAAACAGTAGAAGATGTATTAAAGTTTATAAATAAATATTATCCTGATGTTAAAGAAAAGGATCTTGCCAAATGGGAAAATGATGGCTCATTAGAGTATAAAATTATTGATGGTAAAAAATGGTACTTCTCAAGAGCAGCACCAAATCTTTTCAGGATTAATAAAGAAGCAAAGGGACAAAAAATCTCTGTTGATGGATTTAAAAAAGAACCAAAGGATGTATTTCTGGAAAAACATATTCCAATAATACTTGATGAATCTGCAAATAGTTATGAAATGCTGGTAAAACCTGTAACCTTTAAATTGGACTACACTGTTACAGTTGATGCTAATGCAGTTCCTGATGGTGAAATTATTAAATGCTGGCTGCCTTTTCCGCGTGAAGGTCATCAGAGACAAATTGATATAAAATTACTTGCAGTAAATTCAGATGAATATGTTGTTGCTTCTAATGATAATCCACAAAGAACACTTTATCTTCAAAAACCTGCAATAAAAGACCAGCCAACTATTTTTAATATGGTTCTTGAATTAACAAGTTATAATGAAATAAGTTTTATTCAACCTGAATTAGTAAAACCGTATAATAAAAATTCCGGATTGTATCAGACTCATACTGCTGAAAGAGCACCACACATAGTGTTTACTGATAAAATAAAAAATCTTTCAGAAAATATTGTCGGCGATGAATCAAATCCTTATTTAATAGCAAAAAAGATTTTTACATGGATATCATCAAATATTCCTTGGGCAGGCGCACGCGAATACTCAACGCTTGAAAATATTTCTGATTATTGTATCACTACTGGTCATGGTGATTGTGGAATTAAAACATTACTGTTTATGACTCTTTGCAGATATAACGGCATTCCGGCAAAATGGCAAAGCGGATGGATGCTTCATCCCGGAGAAATAAATCTGCATGACTGGTGTGAAATTTATCTGGAAGGATATGGTTGGGTTCCGGTTGATCAATCTTTTGGATTAGTTGATTCAGATAATGAAGTGGATAAATATTTCTTCCTTGGAAACATTGATGCTTATCATCTTATTGTAAATGATGATTACTCAAGAGCTCTGTTCCCTGAAAAGATATTCCCCAGAAGTGAAACTGTTGATTTTCAGCGCGGTGAGCTGGAATGGCGCGGCGGAAATCTTTATTTTGATCAGTGGGATTACAATATGGAAGTTGAATACAAATAA
- a CDS encoding C40 family peptidase, whose translation MKFILTIFVLTTFFLNTQAQNQMENLNSIIQNVKDRFAPDKRVALFNVEALNDGNNIIVKGETDLPGAKTELNKNLKDANIKYIDQIEVLPSEKLNGNIYGVINLSVANFRAKPDHPEELVTQSILGTPVKVLKKGQDGYYLVQTPDGYISWLDNDGVQFMDKAEFNNWLSSEKIIYLENYGLCYSQPDDKSQIVSDLVAGNLLKFLDEEQAYFKVEFPDKRTGYIKKDEARLFKDWYHLLNPKAEDILNTAYRFMGTPYLWGGTSAKGMDCSGFTKTVFFLNGIVLNRDASQQVNAGELVDTENGWENLQAGDLLFFGFKATTERKERITHVAIYIGDGDFIHDAGRVRINSFNPTKPYYSDYRKSGFIRAKRYLYSIGSTGIERILENSFYKLK comes from the coding sequence ATGAAGTTTATTTTAACAATTTTCGTTCTTACAACTTTTTTTCTAAACACTCAGGCACAAAATCAAATGGAAAATCTGAATAGTATTATTCAAAATGTAAAAGATAGATTTGCACCAGATAAACGAGTTGCTTTATTTAATGTTGAAGCACTTAATGATGGGAATAACATAATTGTTAAGGGTGAAACCGATCTGCCCGGGGCAAAAACTGAACTTAATAAAAATCTTAAAGATGCTAATATTAAATACATTGATCAGATAGAAGTTCTTCCGTCTGAAAAACTTAACGGAAATATTTACGGAGTTATAAATCTTTCGGTTGCTAATTTCCGTGCGAAACCTGATCATCCTGAAGAATTAGTTACACAATCAATTTTGGGAACTCCAGTTAAAGTCTTAAAAAAAGGACAGGATGGATATTATCTAGTTCAAACACCTGATGGCTACATCTCCTGGTTAGATAATGATGGCGTTCAGTTTATGGATAAAGCTGAGTTTAATAACTGGCTCTCTTCAGAAAAAATTATTTATTTAGAAAATTATGGATTGTGTTACTCACAACCAGATGACAAATCACAGATAGTATCAGATTTAGTTGCAGGTAATCTATTGAAATTTTTGGATGAAGAACAAGCTTATTTCAAAGTAGAATTTCCTGATAAAAGAACCGGTTACATCAAAAAAGATGAAGCAAGATTATTTAAAGATTGGTATCACTTGCTTAATCCTAAAGCAGAAGATATATTAAATACAGCATATCGTTTTATGGGAACACCTTACTTGTGGGGCGGTACTTCAGCTAAAGGAATGGATTGCAGCGGTTTTACAAAAACAGTTTTTTTCCTTAACGGTATTGTTCTTAATCGCGATGCATCTCAACAGGTTAATGCGGGTGAATTAGTAGATACTGAAAATGGATGGGAAAACTTACAAGCCGGAGATCTTTTGTTTTTTGGCTTCAAAGCAACAACTGAAAGAAAAGAAAGAATAACACACGTTGCTATTTATATTGGCGATGGAGATTTTATTCACGATGCCGGCAGGGTAAGAATTAACAGTTTTAATCCAACTAAACCTTACTATAGTGATTACAGAAAAAGCGGATTTATAAGAGCGAAAAGATATTTATATTCGATTGGCAGTACAGGAATAGAAAGGATTCTGGAAAACAGCTTTTATAAATTAAAATAA
- a CDS encoding M3 family metallopeptidase, giving the protein MRKFISVFLFFAVLSSGISAQQMNINNPFFTEYTTPFQTPPFDKIKNEHYLPAFYEGIKIKRAEIDAIINNPDKPTFENTIAAIEKSGKLLKKVSSVFFNISGSNGDNETQKIAETITPELSKLNNDIFLNEKLFQRIKSINDEKDKLNLTAEQLKVLDNYYSDFVRNGIGLDEEKKSRLKKINEELSMLSLKFGDNLRKETNSIALVVENKEDLKGLPDAAIQGAQELAEQNSLTGKWAFNLQRTSFTPFLQYSEKRNLREKLYKAYLMRGNNNNEFDNKEIIKKTIALRIEKSNLLGYKTFADFKLEKNMAKNTETVNKFLADLWIPALKKSKEESADMQKIIDAEGGGFKLAGWDWWYYAEKVKKDKYALDEEMLRPYFKMENVRQGAFDVATKLYGIQFIKRNDISVYQPDVDVFEVKEADGTHIGILYTDYYPRSGKRAGAWMSGFRGQSNMDGEFITPLIINVGNFSKPTKDKPALLSFDEVNTLFHEFGHGLNGLFTKSVYPGAQRSSVDFVELPSQIMENWASHPEVLKMFAKHYQTGETISDELIQKIINSQYFNKGFETVEYLAASILDMDWHTLTDISGIDVEKFEEESLNRIGLIPEIASRYQSTNFNHIFGGDGYSAGYYGYRWSGVLDSDAFEAFLENGLFDHSTAEKFRRNILEKSGSDDPMVLFIKFRGREPKPDALIKKLGFNN; this is encoded by the coding sequence ATGAGGAAATTTATATCTGTATTTTTATTCTTTGCAGTTCTTTCATCTGGAATTTCAGCACAGCAAATGAACATCAATAATCCATTTTTTACTGAATATACAACACCGTTTCAAACTCCGCCGTTTGATAAAATTAAAAACGAACATTATCTGCCGGCGTTTTATGAAGGCATAAAAATAAAACGGGCAGAGATTGATGCAATCATAAATAATCCTGATAAACCCACATTTGAAAATACAATTGCTGCTATCGAAAAAAGCGGTAAATTGCTTAAAAAAGTCTCAAGTGTGTTTTTTAATATCAGTGGTTCAAACGGAGATAATGAAACTCAAAAGATTGCCGAAACAATTACTCCCGAATTATCAAAATTAAATAATGATATCTTTCTTAATGAAAAACTTTTTCAGCGGATTAAATCTATCAACGATGAAAAAGATAAGTTAAACCTTACTGCTGAGCAGCTTAAAGTACTTGATAATTATTATTCAGATTTTGTACGTAATGGAATCGGGCTTGATGAAGAAAAGAAATCGAGACTTAAAAAAATAAATGAAGAACTAAGTATGCTTAGTCTTAAATTTGGTGATAATCTTCGTAAAGAAACAAACTCAATCGCTTTGGTTGTTGAAAATAAAGAAGATTTAAAAGGCTTGCCCGATGCTGCGATACAAGGTGCACAAGAACTTGCAGAGCAAAACAGTCTTACCGGAAAGTGGGCATTTAATTTACAGCGAACGAGTTTTACTCCATTCCTTCAGTATTCAGAAAAAAGAAATTTAAGAGAAAAACTTTATAAAGCTTATTTGATGCGCGGCAATAACAACAATGAATTTGATAATAAAGAAATCATAAAAAAGACAATTGCACTTCGTATTGAAAAATCCAATTTGCTTGGCTATAAAACTTTTGCCGATTTTAAACTTGAAAAGAATATGGCAAAAAACACCGAAACAGTTAATAAGTTTTTGGCTGATCTTTGGATTCCTGCATTAAAAAAATCAAAAGAAGAATCTGCTGATATGCAGAAAATTATTGATGCTGAAGGAGGCGGTTTCAAATTAGCCGGATGGGATTGGTGGTATTATGCTGAGAAAGTTAAAAAAGATAAATACGCACTTGATGAAGAAATGCTCAGACCTTATTTCAAAATGGAAAATGTTAGACAGGGTGCTTTTGATGTCGCAACCAAATTATATGGAATACAGTTTATTAAACGTAATGATATCTCTGTTTATCAGCCGGATGTTGATGTGTTTGAAGTTAAAGAAGCTGATGGAACTCATATCGGAATTCTGTACACCGATTATTATCCAAGAAGCGGTAAGCGTGCTGGTGCCTGGATGAGTGGTTTCCGTGGTCAATCAAATATGGATGGTGAGTTTATTACTCCACTGATTATAAATGTAGGAAATTTTTCTAAACCTACTAAAGATAAACCGGCATTGCTTAGTTTTGATGAAGTCAATACTCTATTCCATGAATTTGGACACGGATTAAATGGATTGTTTACTAAATCAGTATATCCTGGTGCACAGCGATCTTCTGTTGATTTTGTTGAACTGCCATCACAAATTATGGAGAATTGGGCGTCTCATCCTGAGGTATTAAAGATGTTTGCAAAGCATTATCAAACAGGTGAGACTATTTCTGATGAGTTAATTCAGAAAATTATCAACTCGCAATATTTTAACAAAGGGTTTGAAACGGTAGAGTATCTTGCTGCTTCTATACTTGATATGGACTGGCATACACTTACTGATATTAGTGGAATTGATGTTGAAAAATTTGAAGAAGAAAGTTTAAACAGAATAGGATTGATTCCTGAAATTGCTTCCCGTTATCAAAGCACAAACTTCAATCATATTTTTGGGGGTGATGGTTACTCTGCTGGTTATTATGGTTATAGATGGTCAGGGGTTCTGGACAGCGATGCTTTTGAAGCATTTTTAGAGAATGGTCTGTTTGATCATTCTACCGCAGAAAAATTCCGCAGAAATATTCTGGAAAAGAGCGGAAGCGACGATCCAATGGTTTTATTTATTAAGTTCAGAGGGCGTGAACCAAAACCAGATGCACTAATTAAAAAATTAGGATTTAATAACTGA